From Candidatus Neomarinimicrobiota bacterium, the proteins below share one genomic window:
- a CDS encoding Wzz/FepE/Etk N-terminal domain-containing protein, whose protein sequence is MNIIEIWNTLWNKRKILIINFVILAILSITISLILPVWYKSTVVVLPPKSESSLPGIGVLGDLALGGILTPGNENQNRFLAILNSRRLLTDVIQKYDLMTVYDKELMVETIKALKGNMDVEIGEELQINISVLDKDPERVADMANYIVKRMDDINIELSTKRARENRIFMEERLFFMLDSLSTLENNLKKFMEENGIISFEDQIAVGVSTAGEIKLMLMQQESELNVASKMMDQDNPRVVQLKMELQELKKHYDQFFSEKGMEKLIPNLSNAPELGIELEKYKRQIEYFTKVLTYLGPQVEQYRAEELKEIPSIEILDHAVVPEKKSKPKRSIIVIVSTFLGTALAAFYLLASEKIKRMNTLKS, encoded by the coding sequence ATGAATATTATCGAGATTTGGAATACCCTTTGGAATAAAAGGAAGATTCTCATTATAAATTTTGTCATTTTGGCGATCTTATCCATCACTATCAGTTTAATTCTGCCGGTTTGGTATAAGTCAACGGTTGTAGTTTTACCCCCCAAGTCCGAATCCTCGTTGCCAGGTATTGGTGTATTGGGAGATCTGGCCTTAGGAGGCATTTTAACGCCGGGAAATGAAAATCAAAACCGATTTCTGGCTATTTTAAACAGCCGCAGATTACTAACAGATGTAATTCAGAAATATGATTTGATGACTGTTTATGATAAAGAGCTGATGGTGGAAACAATCAAAGCTCTTAAAGGCAACATGGATGTGGAGATCGGGGAGGAGCTTCAGATCAACATTTCAGTTTTAGATAAAGATCCGGAACGGGTTGCTGATATGGCAAACTACATTGTCAAACGAATGGATGATATCAATATTGAGCTGTCCACCAAACGAGCCCGGGAAAACCGGATTTTTATGGAAGAACGGCTCTTTTTTATGCTGGATTCACTGAGCACTTTGGAAAATAATCTTAAAAAGTTCATGGAAGAAAACGGGATTATCAGTTTCGAAGATCAAATTGCCGTAGGGGTGAGTACAGCAGGTGAAATCAAATTAATGTTGATGCAGCAGGAATCGGAATTGAATGTAGCCTCCAAAATGATGGATCAAGATAATCCCCGGGTTGTCCAGTTAAAAATGGAATTGCAGGAACTAAAAAAGCATTATGATCAGTTCTTTTCGGAAAAAGGGATGGAGAAATTGATTCCCAATTTATCCAATGCTCCTGAATTAGGTATCGAACTGGAAAAATACAAACGGCAAATTGAATATTTTACAAAAGTTCTTACTTATCTGGGTCCCCAGGTTGAACAATACCGGGCCGAAGAACTCAAGGAAATTCCCTCAATTGAAATTTTGGATCATGCTGTGGTCCCGGAAAAAAAATCAAAGCCCAAACGGAGTATTATTGTCATAGTAAGCACTTTTCTGGGAACGGCCCTCGCTGCTTTTTATCTTCTGGCATCCGAAAAAATTAAACGTATGAATACATTAAAATCCTGA
- a CDS encoding nucleotide sugar dehydrogenase, with protein MTFYEKLQTKNVAFGVIGLGYVGLPLAVEAAKAGFKVTGIEIDPEKVKKVNEGQNYIGDVADADLKQVVTDGYLTATTDFSAIKELEYVSICVPTPLNKLRDPDMSFISSAMQEITRYLHKDLVVILESTTYPGTTREYMLPYLEETGLKVGKDFFLAFSPERVDPGNPVYHTKNTPKVIGGITKECTKHAMAVYKQIFDQMVPVASAEAAEMAKLLENTFRMINIGMVNELAIICDRLGVDVWEVIEAAGTKPFGFMKFFPGPGLGGHCIPIDPHYLSWKMRTLNYKTRFIELAAEVNTSMPEYVIESVIEGLNYHKKAINGSKILLLGMAYKKDIDDLRESPAIDIYNILVDKGAEVIYHDPHCPLFKLDGAGYVESAPLTTDLLKEMDCVVITTDHTAVDYQKVVDHAKLVIDTRNATKGLKNTAEKVLRLGYKGGLNA; from the coding sequence ATGTGGGCCTTCCCCTCGCCGTGGAAGCTGCCAAAGCGGGATTTAAAGTGACAGGGATTGAAATTGATCCCGAAAAAGTTAAGAAAGTCAATGAGGGGCAGAACTATATCGGGGATGTTGCTGATGCAGATTTAAAGCAGGTTGTCACAGATGGATATCTGACGGCGACAACGGATTTTTCCGCCATAAAAGAGCTGGAGTATGTAAGTATTTGTGTCCCCACACCCCTGAATAAACTCCGGGATCCGGATATGTCCTTCATCTCGTCTGCCATGCAGGAAATCACCCGGTATTTGCATAAAGATCTGGTTGTCATCCTGGAATCTACCACCTATCCCGGGACGACAAGGGAATACATGCTGCCTTACCTGGAAGAGACAGGGCTAAAGGTAGGAAAGGACTTTTTCTTAGCTTTTTCACCGGAGCGGGTAGATCCCGGAAACCCGGTATATCATACAAAAAACACGCCCAAAGTGATTGGTGGCATCACAAAAGAGTGCACGAAGCACGCCATGGCGGTATACAAGCAGATCTTTGATCAGATGGTGCCTGTGGCCAGCGCGGAAGCGGCGGAAATGGCCAAACTTCTGGAAAACACCTTTCGTATGATCAATATCGGGATGGTGAATGAGCTGGCGATCATCTGCGACCGCCTGGGAGTGGATGTATGGGAAGTGATTGAAGCTGCCGGTACCAAACCCTTCGGATTTATGAAATTTTTTCCGGGACCGGGATTAGGTGGGCATTGCATCCCCATCGATCCTCACTACCTGAGCTGGAAAATGCGGACCCTCAATTACAAAACCCGTTTTATCGAACTGGCGGCGGAAGTGAATACCAGCATGCCTGAATATGTGATTGAATCGGTGATTGAGGGACTCAATTATCATAAAAAGGCCATTAACGGATCAAAAATACTCCTTCTGGGAATGGCGTATAAGAAAGACATTGACGATCTGCGGGAATCCCCGGCCATTGATATCTACAACATCCTTGTGGACAAAGGGGCGGAGGTTATCTACCATGATCCCCACTGTCCCCTATTCAAACTGGACGGAGCGGGTTACGTGGAATCGGCACCACTGACGACAGACCTTTTGAAGGAAATGGATTGTGTCGTCATCACCACCGATCATACGGCTGTGGATTATCAAAAGGTCGTAGATCATGCCAAATTGGTCATCGACACCCGGAATGCCACCAAGGGGTTGAAAAACACCGCGGAAAAAGTCCTGAGATTGGGGTATAAAGGAGGATTGAACGCTTGA